The proteins below are encoded in one region of Flavobacterium sp. IMCC34852:
- a CDS encoding YceI family protein, which translates to MKKIFFYSLFLVTLPNFAQTKLVTKTGKITFEASVPAFEEVKAKNESVTCILNPTTGEIASLALMKGFRFKVALMEEHFNENYVESDQYPKATFKGKIDNFDLSKLTTTAKDYTIKGKLELHGKTKDITITAKIKKTDNGVEIDSNFTVNTDDFDIDIPSVVSKKLSKKVAVTLDFTLK; encoded by the coding sequence ATGAAAAAAATATTTTTTTACAGTTTATTTTTAGTGACTTTACCAAATTTTGCTCAAACCAAATTGGTAACCAAAACCGGGAAAATAACCTTTGAAGCATCGGTTCCGGCATTTGAAGAAGTAAAAGCCAAAAACGAGTCGGTTACTTGTATACTGAATCCGACTACGGGTGAAATTGCCAGTTTGGCACTCATGAAAGGCTTTCGCTTTAAAGTAGCTTTGATGGAAGAACATTTCAATGAAAATTATGTAGAAAGCGATCAGTATCCTAAGGCTACATTCAAAGGTAAAATTGACAATTTCGACTTGAGTAAACTAACGACTACCGCCAAGGATTATACCATCAAAGGCAAGTTGGAACTACACGGAAAAACAAAAGACATCACCATAACTGCAAAGATTAAGAAAACAGACAATGGTGTAGAAATAGATTCTAATTTCACCGTCAACACCGATGATTTCGATATTGACATTCCGAGTGTGGTTAGTAAAAAGCTGAGTAAAAAAGTTGCTGTTACTTTAGACTTCACACTCAAATAA